DNA sequence from the Glycine soja cultivar W05 chromosome 18, ASM419377v2, whole genome shotgun sequence genome:
GTTGCTATGCCAACAATGACAACCCAACCCAACCCATCTAGAGTACAAAACAAAGGCAAGACTTTTATGCCAGCTTTTCCTATATCTAGAGTAGTACTCCTACAATCAAATGACAAGCAGCTACAACCAATTTTCTCTGTCATTCATTTATTACGGCTtatacatttatcatttatgacaactattaattaataacattatttttcatcgtcaaaaataagaaaaagaaaaactttatttttgagtttatattagatgataatatttatgttttttttagaaaaaaaatgtcttttttatttttatttttggatacaCATACTATATCCATTCCCTTACCCACATCTAAAACTCGGGTGGAACGGTACCTCGAGTGCACGTTGGTTTGTCATGCTTATGGACAACTAATCTTATATTCTCTTTTAACTGAAATAGTagcttaagaaataaaatactactttttttggtaaatagagaaaataagaCTCAGAAGACGTCACACTTAAAAATCTTCTTAACAGGTTTCAatttattcaagtttgtaaAATAGATTTTCAATACTTCAGAAATGTTTGTCTCATCTCGATCCGTTAAGACCGTAATTTGGGTAGATTATGTTATTTCTTTACTGTAAGCACGGTAAATATTGAAGGCAAACTTGACTACATTACTACTATAGAAAAGGTACAAAGTATGTTTGATAACCGaggtttcaaaacaaaattaacacaATCTCCTGAAATGACATTAAGCCTACTGGCTACCGGAAAGCAATCTACTCAGCAgcatcttttttcttcttgggCATTCTGTATCCACCAACCACACAGGCATGGTCCCTCTCAAATGGTTCAAGGGTGACTTGCTCGAATGGTTTGAATTGATCTGCCTTCAACTTGTTCACTTCGCTTTCAAACACTGCCTCGGCAGGGACTGTGGAGTCTATGCAGTTAGCCTAAACATACAAATGAATTCAAGTGAGAACAATTTAGCAGATAGTTAAGACATAGTAATACATAAGAGAAGAAACTAAACCACTTAATTCAAGGTAATCATAAACATTTCTCTTTCCAATGTTTTCAATAGAGGGCAAGCCTCGACACCTCCATATGTTTGTTGTTTGGAGGCCTGAAAGTCCCAAGTTCAAATTCTAAAAACAGCCTTAGAGGGTAAAAGCCTGATTCCTTCTACTCTCCTTAGACCTCACTAGGTGGGGACCATGTGCACTGGGTCAcccttttttaaaatgtttaccATATTGATTACTCaataaagttttataaaaacatgATTAGATGTCTGAACATACCTTGATTGAAATAACAAAATGACCTCCTGCTTTCAGATAATATGAAGCATTCAGCCCCAAAATCCTTGCCTGCAATGGTCACCAAAAATCATAAACGAAACTGATACATAGAATATAACTGGTGTTTCAAAAATAGTGGTTTGATAATGTTTTAAGGAGCTTTTATCTTCAAATAGAATATAATTCATTTCCAGAAAATGTAAAAAGGAATCCACAAATATAAAACCTATGCACCACTCCAACCACAGCCACACTTTCCTCTTAAACCAGCTGCAGATATAAACTATCATAACACATCATCACACTCTCTGGACCATAATCCAATTGAGGCTGCTTATAATATCTGACGGCCCACCCCAATACCTGTAACACCTTGCTAATTTGCAGCCCCTAGACCAGCCGGGGGATTTAAAAACAAAGACAGTGTATAAACAAAATCCTTTCTCTTTGCCTTCATCCACTCCAAGAATTGAAGTTAACCATCTCTACTATATCACATTCTCatacataaaattgaaaaaaaaaaagtacttataGATTCAAAATGGGGCCATAAACAGGCTAAGAAAAGATAATCCAGCACTGCTgtcgatttaaaaaattaaagcaataaaataatagcaaaaaggaaaagaaaattatgcGCATCAGAAACTCGGGTCTGCATCATCCATGATGTCTTGAAGGGGAATCCGAGTAACTCATCATATGCACAGATTATTCCAATTTAACAGAatacatgcaagtaaaaaaataatattgaaaattgtaaaatacaaatttgagaaactaaaagaaaaacaacaaaatgaacTCTAAACTgagattttaaaaattctttcattttgaaaatcgaAAGTTATACACAAATGTAAAAGAGAAAATGCAACAAAAATATACACGTGTAGATGGCTGGCTAATATTTGGCAACCAAACGAAATAGTAGAtgaattgaaattaaacaaacaaTAATCATATGGCACTGCCGATTAAGTACATCAGTATTATGGAAAGGTAGTATGTATTGTCTGTAAAAACGAGACTGAAACCAAACTCGAGATATGTTGTAAGAAATTAAAACCAAACCTGATCGGGCTGAGCAACATCAGAAAATATGACATCAACCATTCCGACCAGCATCCTATACTTAGCTGGATGTCTAGCATCTTCAATAATGGGAATAACATTAGTTCGCTTCTTTGCCATATTAACCAGGTCACGTCCACTTCTATGGGAAAATTCTACTGCATAGACAACTCCAGTCTTCATACAAGAAGAATAACACATTATAATCAGCACTTCTATTCCACAAATCTAAGATTATGCAAttctaaattctaaattttactTACAGGGCCAACAACGTCTGATACATGAGAAACAGTGGTTCCAGAAGCAGCTCCTAGGTAAAGGACTCTGGCTCCAGGTTTCTTCATAAGACACaagacaaataatttaaaaaaatgaagtgtGATTTGAAGAACTTCGCCTAAACATAGCACATGTTGTAAAGACACAATCTTACAATCCATATGTTGTCAACTCCACCAAGGATGGCAGCAGCCAACTTGGATCGAAAAGGATTCCAAACTCTGTACTCATCTTTGGAACCATCTTCGTTCTGCAAAATGAAACtatcaattcatgcatccaTGGTTCAGTacttaagaagaaaaaacaaataatggtgagaaagaaaagaaacctgAACAGTAATCCTTTTCTCATTGTAAACAGCTTCACCAGGAACAAGATTCTTAGTAACAAGAGCGTCTTCTTTACCCTTGGCAATGAAAATACCATCATGTCTATGGGGCTGAACCACAACCTTGCTACCTCCCTTCATTCCACCTCTGCCACCACCACGGCCACCACCCCTGCCTCCGCCACGGCCACCACCACCTCTGCCACCTCCTCTAGCTTTGAAGGGAGTGCCCCTgtctcctcctcttcctccacCGCCCCTTCCTCTGCCTCTGTCACCCCTACCACCACCCCTGAACCCACCGCCACCACCAAAACCACCACGacctgaacaaattcaaacacttgtcaacaaaaaaaaaaaaaaaactattaccaCAACATTCTTACGTCACCAAAGACCATATCATCTAGTTCAAATGCCAAATGCCAAATGCAAAAACCAAAATCATCAAACcacattttcttattaaaaggaaaattacCTCTTGGAGGAGCCATTTTCGGGAGCTGTAAACTGAAGTGCAACGCAGCAGCAACAACTGGTTAAGAGGATTTTATAGCCAGCCGAACAACTGAAATAGTTAGGGTTTAATAGAGGGTAGGGTTTTgattttatagaaaaagaaaaagaaagtgtcTTGCATCATCCACTAACCTAACCCTAGCGGTCGGCCCATTTTCCTTACCCTGCTCACTTGTTCGTGGGCTTTTATTTGGGTTCATCAGTCTTCCTAACAAGCATTTATTGCTTTGGGCCACTAGCAAGGATTTCTCTTTCCTTTCTCAGCTCTCTACGGATTAATTAAGCTTTTgatattttcaacaaaaaataattaattaaaatcaatgaactcataatatttttttaaaagaactaaGGAGGGTATCAAGAATATGATGTTCTTCTTGATATATTCAGCAACAATTTTAGAATTTGCTCGAGATTGATGTTCTTCTTTACTCAACCTCTTCTTTGATTCCATGATTTGTTCCTcatacaaataaattatttcttcatttgttgTAACCTTCAATTCAACTCCTCCATTTGTGACAACAAATGATTCACATCCACATTACTTCCACAACCCACATATTACCCCGCCACCATTACTTTCAAAGTCCTTGTTTAATGATTTCTTCACATCGTCATCCCAAACCCAAAATCTATAGTTCTTAACTTTCTACaatcacaaacaaacaaaagcaaTTTAAAACCATAGAATAGAACACAACACCCAATAAAGAGCATAAATCCTTACATTCCACCAAGCACATCACCAAAATAACTTGTTTGGATGCTAGTTGGTTTgtgatattaattaaattgttgGTTTCTCATAGAGACAATGAACAACACCACCAAATCCAATTGACGAAGACAATGCTCCAAATGATACCATCCACGATGAACACGAACACCATGAACCCTACCCGACCCTCATAAAACCACTACGAGCCACCCCTAACTCAAATTTGCTCTCTTTgacaataaaaacataaattatgcTACTCTACTCGTCCTAGTCTCAAGTAGTTCACCTAAAAAACCATAGATAATCTAAAACAAAACGATAACATTTACACAATTTACTATATGATGCGTATGGGCATGTCCACCGAGACGAACCACATGAATCTCTCACAAAACTTTTGATAAGAATTTagtgagaaacaaaaaaatttcaaggatCGGTCACGGAATTCGTATATATTTTAAGGATCTCCAACATGTTTAAGTCttgcatatttattttgattgttataaaaggaaaaggggaaaatatttaaattcttaagaaaataagtgattatttttatttaattttttatatttctttatacagtttgttttaaaagataaaataggaaAACTACTTTCAACTTCTCCTTAGATATACCAATATTATACTATTCTCCCCTCTCCAATTTAAATTACCAATCATGTATGGAGTGAGAAAACCTCGAGCATATGAGAAAGGGGTATATGAATATACTACTATTCGtattattatcaaatattaatatgttccatagaaatttacaaattatttatattctattattattatttagtaatAGTAGTATAGTATTAGTAATGACATTGGATCGtaaatgtaaattaaatattatatcattaGTATTTGTAGgaatgtaaaatttaatttaaatgaaaaatattatatgacaaaagTTATGGTGCAATATTGTGCCTGGTGTGTATCAGCCATTTTTTTG
Encoded proteins:
- the LOC114397731 gene encoding mediator of RNA polymerase II transcription subunit 36a-like, which encodes MAPPRGRGGFGGGGGFRGGGRGDRGRGRGGGGRGGDRGTPFKARGGGRGGGGRGGGRGGGRGGGRGGMKGGSKVVVQPHRHDGIFIAKGKEDALVTKNLVPGEAVYNEKRITVQNEDGSKDEYRVWNPFRSKLAAAILGGVDNIWIKPGARVLYLGAASGTTVSHVSDVVGPTGVVYAVEFSHRSGRDLVNMAKKRTNVIPIIEDARHPAKYRMLVGMVDVIFSDVAQPDQARILGLNASYYLKAGGHFVISIKANCIDSTVPAEAVFESEVNKLKADQFKPFEQVTLEPFERDHACVVGGYRMPKKKKDAAE